A section of the Paenibacillus aurantius genome encodes:
- a CDS encoding HD-GYP domain-containing protein — translation MIRRKNQSAEKWKALRPGEKGKAITMKQRSWIGPAAAVLIPYGVFEGLKAAGSADPMLIMPRGHFYIVSAVALLALALAVAVGIAGRRLRNGKVGFLALSFISLASIFAVHGLSTPNFMIHASHLPAVSSQLSILLASLWLWLSSLPSDDPFVTFMSRPGRWLLPLWTSVLLLLGGAGLLFPHAVDFIPLDIHPLKGGVAMVTILLNGVTMYQYYQSYLYSRFPLQKAIVYSCGWLITAQVIIIRGEAWRASWWLYHFLLLGSMLVMLAGLYRQYASRQSLSGAVRALFTNDPIERVTNSISPSVQTLMASTEQRDPYTAGHNFRVTLYALKLAEELQLRPDELRALAQGTIVHDIGKMDIPDSILNKPGRLSPSERAIIETHPVIGYERCRRLGFLPEELGIIRSHHEKWNGGGYPDRLTGEEIPLMARIVAVADVYDALTSRRAYRQAMPHEEAMAFLEANRGSHFDPACVDAWKQVCGRDTSIYEYPLKVLGERVPGAVLKGAG, via the coding sequence ATGATTAGAAGAAAAAACCAGTCGGCCGAAAAATGGAAAGCCCTGCGGCCGGGCGAAAAGGGGAAGGCCATAACGATGAAGCAGCGCAGTTGGATCGGCCCGGCGGCGGCCGTACTTATTCCTTATGGTGTGTTTGAGGGACTGAAGGCGGCGGGTTCCGCCGATCCCATGCTTATCATGCCAAGAGGGCATTTCTATATTGTCAGCGCGGTGGCGCTGCTCGCTTTGGCTCTGGCGGTGGCCGTCGGCATTGCAGGCAGGCGTCTTCGGAATGGAAAGGTCGGATTTCTCGCTCTTTCTTTCATTTCGCTTGCCTCCATCTTTGCCGTCCATGGACTCTCGACTCCTAACTTCATGATCCATGCGAGCCACCTGCCGGCGGTCTCGTCCCAGCTCAGCATCCTTCTGGCCTCCCTGTGGCTGTGGCTGTCTTCGCTACCGTCCGACGATCCGTTCGTTACCTTCATGTCCAGGCCCGGCCGCTGGCTTCTGCCGTTGTGGACCAGCGTGCTCCTGCTTCTCGGGGGCGCGGGTCTCCTGTTTCCCCACGCCGTCGATTTCATTCCCCTCGATATTCACCCGCTTAAGGGGGGAGTCGCCATGGTGACCATCCTGCTTAACGGCGTGACCATGTACCAATACTACCAGTCGTACCTCTATTCCCGGTTTCCTCTGCAAAAAGCGATCGTATACTCCTGCGGCTGGCTCATTACCGCCCAGGTTATCATCATCCGCGGCGAAGCATGGCGGGCTTCGTGGTGGTTGTATCACTTCCTGCTCTTGGGCTCCATGCTGGTGATGCTGGCCGGGCTGTACCGGCAGTACGCATCAAGGCAGTCCTTGTCAGGGGCGGTACGCGCTCTGTTCACGAACGACCCGATCGAACGGGTGACGAACTCCATCTCCCCGAGCGTTCAGACTTTGATGGCGTCCACGGAGCAGAGAGATCCGTACACGGCGGGGCACAACTTCCGGGTAACGCTGTATGCGCTGAAGCTTGCGGAGGAGCTGCAGCTGCGCCCCGATGAGCTTCGGGCCCTGGCCCAGGGAACCATCGTGCACGACATCGGCAAAATGGACATCCCCGACAGCATCCTCAACAAGCCGGGCAGGCTCAGCCCCTCGGAAAGGGCCATTATCGAAACCCATCCCGTGATCGGGTATGAGCGGTGCCGGCGGCTCGGGTTCCTTCCAGAGGAGCTGGGCATTATCCGCTCCCATCACGAGAAATGGAACGGCGGGGGCTACCCCGACCGCCTGACGGGAGAGGAAATCCCGCTGATGGCGCGCATCGTGGCCGTAGCGGACGTCTACGACGCCCTCACCTCCAGGAGAGCCTACCGGCAGGCGATGCCTCATGAGGAGGCGATGGCGTTCCTTGAGGCGAACCGGGGGAGTCATTTTGACCCGGCGTGCGTGGATGCCTGGAAGCAGGTGTGCGGACGGGATACGTCCATTTACGAATACCCCCTTAAGGTGCTCGGGGAGCGGGTGCCGGGTGCGGTTCTCAAGGGAGCGGGCTAG
- a CDS encoding DUF2294 domain-containing protein — MKQPIANSLQQHIASYIGRQLRDIFGKGPESVFVSIGGSYLTVYLRSFLTPSEKALLEHGQERTVRRTREKLMPLLISPLTEWLEHTTGVRPSEVYYDWNLPEGTGMLVLKGSCSFEGFPEPNGSFKGRDGLVREVVRVSHQVEKAPDGLETYEMNGRTLLFVRKGVLVQVENELIRLGQGEFLKDVKRSLEKRLLERLKGYDPGMNKRIAEVFVDWSFELDKSVILMILRSHSETAGPDL; from the coding sequence ATGAAGCAACCAATCGCTAATTCACTTCAGCAGCACATAGCCAGCTATATCGGGAGGCAGCTCCGCGACATCTTTGGCAAGGGGCCGGAATCGGTGTTCGTCTCCATAGGAGGGAGTTACCTGACCGTTTATTTGCGAAGCTTCCTTACCCCATCAGAGAAGGCCCTCCTGGAGCATGGCCAGGAAAGGACCGTCCGCCGGACACGGGAGAAGCTGATGCCTCTGCTGATTTCCCCCTTGACGGAATGGTTGGAGCATACAACCGGGGTCAGGCCAAGCGAAGTTTATTATGACTGGAACCTGCCGGAAGGCACCGGCATGCTGGTGTTGAAAGGCTCATGTTCCTTTGAAGGCTTTCCGGAGCCGAATGGCTCCTTTAAGGGGCGGGATGGACTGGTGCGGGAAGTGGTCCGGGTGTCCCACCAGGTCGAGAAAGCACCCGATGGTCTTGAAACGTACGAGATGAACGGGCGTACGCTGCTGTTCGTCCGCAAGGGAGTGCTGGTTCAAGTGGAGAACGAGCTGATCCGGCTCGGCCAGGGCGAGTTCTTGAAGGACGTCAAGCGCAGCCTGGAGAAAAGACTGCTGGAGCGCTTGAAGGGCTATGATCCGGGGATGAACAAACGGATCGCCGAGGTGTTTGTCGACTGGAGCTTCGAATTGGACAAGAGTGTCATTCTGATGATTCTCCGCTCCCACTCGGAAACAGCCGGACCGGACCTGTAA
- a CDS encoding GlsB/YeaQ/YmgE family stress response membrane protein: MSFLWSLIIGGIIGWLAGLVMGRDIPGGVIGNIIAGFIGAWLGGLLLGDWGPEVGGFYILPALIGAVALVFIVSLIMRSMGRNRA, translated from the coding sequence ATGAGTTTTCTCTGGTCTTTGATTATCGGCGGTATTATCGGTTGGCTGGCCGGCCTGGTTATGGGCCGCGACATTCCGGGCGGTGTGATTGGTAACATCATCGCCGGTTTCATCGGGGCTTGGCTCGGCGGGCTGCTGCTTGGCGACTGGGGTCCGGAAGTAGGCGGATTCTATATCCTGCCGGCTTTGATCGGGGCTGTCGCCCTCGTGTTCATCGTCAGCCTGATCATGCGTTCGATGGGACGCAACCGGGCGTAA
- a CDS encoding Gfo/Idh/MocA family protein, protein MTKSQQTGSAVSGPVKVIIVGAGSRSMNYASFSKKHPELMQIVGVVDPDSLRRDNAVRQYDLPDSMVFTKVEELAAQPKLADAVINGTLDAQHVSTSVPLLRKGYDLLLEKPIGISEQEVLELYEVAEAHGRKVMICHVLRYAPFYVELQKALSEGVIGDIIHIQTEENVDYHHMATAFVRGKFANRERGGSSFLMQKCCHDLDLITWFKTGVRPVKVSSYGNIIQFREDRAPQGSGTRCLTDCGIEESCPYSAKKLYVDHPLWGTYVWPRYLEGVRLNTEEKLQSLRTDNPFGRCVWRCDNDIVDHQAVLFEFEDGSTAVHNLVGATAKACRTVHITGTKGEIQGLLEDGVFVIRHPDLAEGRTYTEKRVEIPVSNDMHGGGDHRLVEDFLRVVKGQATSPSTASLENSIIGHLAGFRADASMRTGQSVVMDWKGMKV, encoded by the coding sequence ATGACCAAAAGTCAACAAACGGGCAGCGCCGTCAGCGGTCCGGTGAAAGTGATTATTGTGGGAGCCGGAAGCCGCAGCATGAATTATGCAAGCTTCTCGAAGAAACATCCGGAGCTTATGCAGATAGTCGGAGTCGTGGATCCGGATTCTTTACGGCGGGATAATGCCGTCCGCCAGTATGATCTGCCCGATTCTATGGTCTTTACGAAGGTGGAGGAGCTTGCCGCGCAGCCGAAGCTGGCGGACGCGGTCATAAACGGGACGCTCGACGCGCAGCACGTCTCCACCAGTGTACCTCTGCTTCGCAAAGGCTATGACCTGCTGCTGGAGAAGCCGATCGGTATTTCGGAGCAGGAAGTTCTGGAGCTCTATGAAGTGGCGGAGGCTCACGGCCGCAAGGTCATGATCTGCCATGTGCTGCGGTATGCGCCTTTTTATGTGGAGCTTCAGAAGGCGCTCTCGGAGGGGGTTATCGGGGATATTATCCACATCCAGACCGAAGAGAATGTGGATTACCACCATATGGCCACCGCATTCGTCCGCGGCAAGTTCGCGAATAGGGAAAGAGGGGGCTCCTCCTTTCTGATGCAAAAATGCTGCCATGATCTGGACCTGATCACCTGGTTTAAAACGGGTGTGCGGCCGGTGAAGGTAAGCAGCTATGGCAATATCATCCAATTTCGCGAGGACCGTGCCCCTCAAGGCTCAGGTACCCGCTGCCTGACGGACTGCGGCATAGAAGAAAGCTGTCCTTATTCCGCCAAAAAGCTGTATGTGGACCATCCGCTCTGGGGCACCTATGTATGGCCGCGTTATTTGGAAGGGGTCCGGCTGAATACGGAAGAGAAGCTCCAGAGCCTTCGTACCGATAACCCTTTCGGGCGCTGCGTTTGGCGGTGTGACAATGATATTGTGGACCATCAGGCGGTCCTGTTCGAATTCGAGGACGGGAGCACGGCGGTCCACAATTTGGTGGGAGCGACCGCGAAAGCATGCCGAACCGTTCATATCACGGGAACGAAAGGCGAAATCCAGGGCTTGCTGGAGGACGGCGTCTTTGTCATTCGGCATCCGGATTTGGCCGAGGGACGCACTTACACGGAGAAGCGTGTTGAAATCCCCGTTAGCAACGATATGCACGGCGGCGGGGATCACCGGCTGGTCGAAGACTTTTTGCGTGTGGTCAAAGGGCAGGCGACTTCCCCGTCAACCGCTTCTCTGGAAAACTCGATCATCGGCCATTTGGCCGGGTTCCGTGCGGACGCTTCCATGCGTACGGGTCAGTCCGTCGTAATGGATTGGAAGGGGATGAAGGTATAG
- a CDS encoding MMPL family transporter, whose translation MRTILKLRWLVLVLWLAAVAGLAVTAPSMEELVREKGQINVPDGYSSSQANKLIKEMKAGSGKETGEASAVLVFHKEGGLGASDKEEIRQGLDKLKSEKAAHGITSVTSPYDSKDLEKQMIAGDGQTVLALVNVDNKDRTPAEMRDGLYKAAEGIKVEHYYTGDWLIGEDVVESSQEGLKKTEWITLIFIMAILFLVFRSAVAPFIPLVTVGVSYVASQSVVAFLVKYWDFPLSNFTQIFMVAVMFGIGTDYCILLISRFKEELAHRGDTTEAIVATYRTAGRTVFYSGLAVLVGFASIGFSTFVLYRSAVAVGVGVAVLLIALGTLVPFFLAVLGKAVFWPAKGSLEHKPSGLWGAMGRFALKRSVWALLLLAVLTVPLLAAYKGSISFNSLDEIGSKYNSVKAFQVISASFGPGDSLPSTLVLKSDKALDTPEGLAAMERVSRELAKVEGVKAVRSATRPTGDPLEDFQVAKQVGTVGSGLGQGTEGLGQIGKGLTDASKALGENAPKLNEAEAGAAKLVDGTNALKAGVVQLGDGIKRIEQGLRDGTAGAGELQAGAAQAKASADRLAAAAKELLGGYQQIGGGLGQLSQAYGDAAAKQAELAKGLGELKSGLSGLAQKYPELANDPDYVKLQGAAAGLQSGAEQLGAGLGQLNGQLAGLEQGLAQANAGYAQAVSGQAALAQGLQGLADGLAKLQTGLAQAASGQGQLAANLPEVTKGFDALASGQKELQAGFAQLNGQLGELTGGLSQSANGLAQVTGGLQSAETYLNQLSSAPDKQLTGWYIPDQAVKDPGFQQALDTYLSKDRKIAKFDVVFTGNPYEIETLKKTDDLTAAAGRALKGTGFEKAVYAVSGVSSTNNDLRQISADDYSKTALLMLVGIGLILILMFRSVIMPVYLLLSLILTYYTSMAIAELIFVRMLGYSGISWAVPFFGFVMLMALGIDYSIFLMDRFKEYRGMDPQEAILLAMKKMGTVILSAAVILGGTFAAMLPSGVMSLLQIATIVLCGLALYALLILPLFIPVMVRMFGPANWWPFMNRQEPDDEDYAPAVGRPVSR comes from the coding sequence ATGAGAACAATTCTGAAGCTAAGATGGCTGGTGCTCGTTCTGTGGCTGGCGGCGGTGGCGGGGCTTGCCGTTACCGCCCCTTCGATGGAGGAGCTGGTCCGCGAGAAAGGGCAGATCAATGTGCCCGACGGGTATTCCTCCAGCCAGGCGAATAAGCTCATCAAAGAGATGAAGGCGGGCTCCGGCAAGGAAACCGGCGAAGCCTCGGCCGTGCTGGTGTTTCATAAGGAAGGAGGGCTCGGCGCCTCCGACAAGGAGGAGATCCGCCAGGGCCTCGACAAGCTCAAAAGCGAGAAGGCGGCTCACGGCATTACCTCCGTGACCTCTCCATATGATTCCAAGGACCTCGAGAAGCAGATGATCGCCGGGGACGGCCAGACGGTGCTGGCCCTCGTGAACGTCGATAACAAGGACCGGACCCCCGCGGAAATGCGGGACGGGCTTTACAAGGCCGCCGAGGGCATTAAGGTGGAGCATTACTATACCGGTGACTGGCTGATCGGCGAGGACGTCGTGGAGAGCTCCCAGGAGGGCTTGAAGAAGACGGAGTGGATCACCCTGATCTTCATCATGGCGATCCTGTTCCTCGTGTTCCGCTCGGCGGTCGCCCCGTTCATTCCGCTTGTGACCGTGGGCGTCAGCTATGTCGCTTCGCAGTCGGTCGTCGCCTTCCTGGTCAAGTACTGGGATTTCCCGCTGTCGAACTTTACGCAGATCTTCATGGTGGCGGTTATGTTCGGGATCGGGACGGACTATTGCATTCTGCTTATCAGCCGCTTCAAGGAAGAGCTCGCCCACCGGGGCGATACGACCGAAGCGATTGTCGCCACGTACCGCACGGCAGGACGGACGGTGTTCTACTCCGGTCTTGCGGTGCTGGTGGGCTTTGCCTCCATCGGCTTCTCGACCTTCGTGCTCTACCGCTCGGCGGTGGCCGTGGGAGTCGGGGTTGCCGTCCTGCTGATCGCCCTCGGCACGCTCGTGCCGTTCTTCCTGGCGGTGCTCGGCAAGGCGGTCTTCTGGCCCGCCAAAGGATCGCTCGAGCACAAGCCGAGCGGGCTGTGGGGCGCGATGGGGCGCTTCGCCCTGAAACGGTCCGTCTGGGCGCTGCTGCTGCTGGCGGTTCTGACGGTCCCGCTTCTGGCGGCTTACAAGGGCTCGATCTCCTTTAACTCCCTGGACGAAATCGGCAGCAAGTACAACTCGGTCAAAGCCTTCCAGGTCATCTCCGCCAGCTTCGGCCCCGGGGATTCCCTTCCTTCGACGCTTGTGCTGAAGAGCGACAAGGCGCTCGATACGCCGGAAGGACTGGCGGCCATGGAGCGGGTCAGCCGGGAGCTGGCCAAGGTGGAAGGCGTGAAGGCGGTCCGGAGCGCGACCCGGCCGACGGGCGATCCCCTGGAGGACTTCCAGGTGGCCAAACAGGTCGGCACCGTAGGCAGCGGCCTCGGGCAGGGCACCGAGGGCCTCGGTCAGATCGGCAAGGGGCTGACGGACGCCAGCAAGGCGCTTGGGGAGAACGCCCCCAAGCTGAATGAGGCCGAGGCGGGCGCCGCGAAGCTCGTGGACGGCACGAATGCGCTGAAGGCGGGCGTCGTCCAGCTGGGCGACGGCATCAAGCGCATTGAGCAGGGCCTGCGCGACGGCACCGCCGGGGCGGGCGAGCTCCAGGCCGGAGCGGCGCAGGCGAAGGCGAGCGCCGACCGGCTGGCGGCCGCGGCCAAGGAGCTGCTGGGAGGCTACCAGCAGATCGGCGGCGGCCTCGGCCAGCTGTCGCAGGCCTACGGCGACGCGGCCGCCAAGCAGGCGGAGCTCGCGAAGGGCTTAGGCGAGCTGAAGAGCGGTCTGAGCGGCCTGGCGCAGAAGTATCCGGAGCTGGCTAACGATCCGGATTATGTCAAGCTCCAGGGCGCCGCGGCGGGCCTGCAAAGCGGTGCCGAGCAGCTCGGCGCCGGGCTCGGGCAGCTGAACGGCCAGCTGGCCGGGCTGGAGCAGGGGCTCGCTCAAGCGAACGCCGGCTACGCGCAGGCCGTAAGCGGCCAGGCGGCGCTGGCGCAGGGCCTGCAGGGCCTGGCCGACGGCCTGGCGAAGCTGCAGACCGGCCTCGCGCAGGCGGCATCCGGCCAGGGCCAGCTGGCGGCGAACCTGCCCGAGGTGACGAAGGGCTTCGACGCCCTCGCGTCCGGGCAGAAGGAGCTGCAGGCCGGCTTCGCGCAGCTGAACGGCCAGCTGGGCGAGCTGACGGGCGGCCTGAGCCAGAGCGCGAACGGCCTCGCCCAAGTGACGGGTGGGCTGCAATCGGCCGAAACGTACTTGAACCAGCTGTCGTCCGCGCCGGATAAGCAGCTGACGGGCTGGTACATCCCCGATCAGGCCGTGAAGGACCCGGGCTTCCAGCAGGCGCTGGACACGTATCTGTCCAAGGACCGGAAGATCGCCAAGTTCGACGTCGTCTTCACGGGGAACCCGTATGAGATCGAGACGCTGAAGAAGACCGATGACCTGACCGCCGCCGCGGGACGCGCTTTGAAGGGAACCGGCTTCGAGAAGGCCGTGTATGCCGTCTCGGGGGTGTCCTCCACGAACAACGACCTGCGGCAGATTTCGGCGGACGATTATTCGAAGACGGCGCTTCTCATGCTGGTGGGCATCGGCTTGATCCTCATCCTCATGTTCCGCTCGGTGATCATGCCGGTCTACCTCCTGCTTTCGCTCATCTTGACGTACTACACGTCGATGGCGATCGCAGAGCTGATCTTCGTCCGGATGCTCGGCTATTCCGGCATTTCCTGGGCGGTGCCGTTCTTCGGCTTCGTCATGCTAATGGCGCTCGGCATCGACTACAGCATCTTCCTCATGGACCGCTTCAAGGAATACCGCGGCATGGACCCGCAGGAAGCCATCCTGCTTGCCATGAAGAAGATGGGAACGGTCATTCTGTCCGCGGCGGTCATCCTGGGCGGAACATTCGCCGCGATGCTTCCTTCCGGGGTCATGTCGCTCCTGCAGATTGCCACTATCGTGCTGTGCGGCCTTGCGTTGTATGCGCTCCTTATTCTGCCACTGTTCATACCGGTCATGGTGCGCATGTTCGGGCCGGCCAACTGGTGGCCGTTCATGAACCGGCAGGAGCCGGACGATGAAGATTATGCTCCGGCGGTCGGGCGTCCGGTCAGCCGGTAA
- a CDS encoding MarR family winged helix-turn-helix transcriptional regulator, with translation MDNEFLRQLIERYERATFVVNRRLNAMIKERMEEELTLDQYSTIRYIRGRGSCTSSELADSFCVGKSSITAIVNRLADKDLIRRLPDEKDRRVTYLTLTEEGERLAQAGEEKIQELLSGYLQHFDEEEARQFIQTYEKLARVLLSDS, from the coding sequence GTGGACAACGAATTTCTGAGGCAGCTTATCGAACGGTACGAGAGGGCGACCTTCGTCGTCAACCGCCGGCTGAACGCCATGATCAAGGAACGGATGGAGGAGGAGCTCACCCTCGATCAGTATTCCACCATTCGTTACATCCGGGGCCGGGGCTCCTGCACGTCCTCAGAGCTTGCGGACAGCTTCTGCGTAGGCAAAAGCTCCATCACGGCAATCGTCAACCGGCTGGCCGACAAAGACCTGATCCGGCGTCTGCCGGATGAGAAGGACCGCCGGGTCACCTATTTGACCCTCACGGAGGAGGGCGAGCGGCTCGCCCAGGCGGGCGAAGAGAAGATTCAGGAGCTGCTATCGGGGTATCTTCAGCATTTTGACGAAGAGGAAGCCCGCCAGTTTATTCAAACCTACGAGAAGCTGGCTAGGGTGCTCCTGTCTGATTCGTAA
- a CDS encoding ParM/StbA family protein, producing MQYHFFVGNDNGNSEHDLIIDGRLIQQPNVNCPVDELPWSEEQAPESFIRNLQDQLVVTVDSPAARPGMYYVGKFALESGEVIDNLQIGIDMKCDMDLPVVNTLAQIAAAAVQKAYDEEKRIPDHIEVQADMATALPVTQHTDETSAKFERRFMAGTHHVTVHLGIQRVAVRIIFQFTKVVPEATPVIFTLQKDGEGNWREGDIFDEFTDTYGIDKKFNGSFFKDKRILHVDIGDGSTEYPITEGNKFLRQFVHGSHHGAGYAIEEALSEFNRLIHLPDSPRQFFSDVIKNPKHKYHARAIKTLKRPLESQAKQIIQNVKRQLTKARNEIDVICVYGGGSILMRSILYPLLKELCDEREMKLLYVPSDYAVRLNAMGLDAFVRGKIYEALKTKAVQPA from the coding sequence ATGCAGTACCATTTTTTTGTAGGCAACGACAACGGAAACAGCGAGCATGACCTGATTATTGACGGACGGCTGATTCAGCAGCCCAATGTCAATTGTCCGGTGGACGAGCTTCCGTGGAGCGAAGAGCAGGCACCTGAGAGTTTCATCCGTAACCTGCAGGATCAGTTGGTCGTGACAGTCGATTCTCCGGCGGCCCGTCCGGGCATGTATTATGTCGGCAAATTCGCTCTGGAGAGCGGAGAAGTAATTGATAATCTTCAAATCGGCATCGACATGAAATGCGACATGGACCTGCCGGTCGTGAACACCCTTGCCCAGATCGCTGCGGCAGCCGTTCAGAAAGCCTATGACGAAGAGAAGAGAATTCCGGATCACATCGAAGTGCAGGCCGATATGGCTACCGCGCTTCCGGTGACCCAGCATACCGACGAGACGTCGGCCAAGTTCGAAAGACGCTTCATGGCGGGCACCCACCATGTTACCGTTCATCTGGGCATCCAGCGCGTAGCGGTCCGCATCATTTTCCAATTCACCAAAGTGGTTCCTGAAGCGACCCCGGTTATCTTCACCCTCCAGAAGGACGGCGAAGGAAACTGGCGCGAAGGCGACATCTTCGACGAATTCACGGATACGTACGGCATCGACAAGAAGTTCAACGGAAGCTTCTTCAAAGATAAGCGGATTCTGCATGTCGACATCGGCGACGGCTCGACCGAGTACCCGATTACCGAGGGCAACAAGTTCCTGCGCCAGTTCGTGCACGGAAGCCATCATGGAGCGGGTTATGCGATTGAGGAAGCGCTGAGCGAGTTCAACCGTCTCATCCATCTGCCGGACAGCCCTCGCCAGTTCTTCAGCGACGTGATCAAGAACCCGAAGCACAAGTACCACGCCCGGGCGATCAAAACGCTGAAGCGTCCGCTCGAAAGCCAGGCGAAGCAGATCATCCAGAACGTCAAGCGCCAGCTGACCAAAGCAAGAAACGAGATCGACGTGATCTGCGTGTATGGCGGCGGCAGCATCCTGATGCGTTCGATCCTGTATCCGCTTCTGAAGGAGCTTTGCGACGAGCGCGAAATGAAGCTTCTCTACGTGCCGAGCGATTACGCCGTTCGCCTTAATGCGATGGGCCTCGATGCGTTTGTCCGCGGCAAAATTTACGAAGCCCTCAAAACGAAAGCGGTCCAGCCTGCCTAA
- a CDS encoding DUF4091 domain-containing protein → MPEPTKLFETRGISSLEKVFADQDLDAVAYNRASALQGEAYAFQVAYWAASTIVPISVSVDSTLADRITLRSVGLAPSDLPCQSGHDENILRETPGLYPDPLLPIKPTAGVAGLPKQWRSVWVTIELDENTAIGKHLITVRFSTETEGLLGGESFELEVIGAPLPEQTLIHTEWFHCDCLAQYYGIEVFSEAHWQIIEQYVKTAVKHGINMLLTPLFTPPLDTAVGGERLTVQLVEVKKDGNGYSFGLSRLKRWIDMCHTAGIRYFEFSHFFTQWGAKHAPKIIAEVDGEQKRIFGWDTDAAGEAYKDFLHQFLPVLVAFLYEQKLEKHSYFHISDEPLLEHRPWYRSASEVLTAHLKGMPVMDAITNLEYYEEGLVKRPVPANNHIEPFLERGVPELWTYYCCVQYKEVSNRFFNMPSARNRMMGIQLYKFQMAGFLHWGYNFWNTRYSLKAIDPYRITDAGFHFPSGDAFLVYPGEDGRPVESIRMEVFQEGLQDLRALQLLESLIGRDQVLEMIEEGLPEPLTFRSYPKEAAWLLNFRESVNAAIKAHINN, encoded by the coding sequence ATGCCGGAGCCAACCAAGCTTTTTGAAACGAGGGGCATCAGTTCCCTCGAAAAAGTTTTTGCCGACCAGGACTTGGATGCGGTGGCCTATAATCGGGCATCCGCTTTACAGGGCGAGGCCTATGCTTTTCAGGTTGCCTACTGGGCCGCTTCCACCATCGTGCCCATCTCGGTGAGTGTCGACTCGACTCTTGCGGATCGGATCACCCTTCGTTCCGTCGGCTTGGCACCATCGGATCTTCCCTGCCAGAGCGGCCATGACGAGAATATCCTCCGGGAAACACCCGGTCTTTATCCGGACCCGCTCTTGCCGATTAAGCCTACGGCAGGGGTAGCGGGCCTGCCTAAGCAATGGCGTTCCGTTTGGGTGACGATTGAATTGGACGAAAACACGGCGATCGGGAAGCATCTCATAACCGTACGTTTCTCAACGGAAACCGAAGGGCTTCTTGGGGGGGAAAGCTTTGAATTGGAAGTGATCGGGGCGCCGCTTCCCGAACAGACCCTGATCCATACGGAATGGTTCCATTGCGACTGCTTAGCCCAGTATTACGGGATAGAGGTATTCAGCGAAGCCCACTGGCAGATCATCGAGCAGTATGTGAAGACAGCGGTTAAGCATGGGATCAACATGCTGCTGACTCCGCTGTTCACCCCGCCACTTGACACGGCGGTAGGAGGCGAGCGATTAACCGTCCAGCTGGTGGAGGTGAAGAAGGACGGGAATGGGTATTCCTTCGGATTAAGCCGGCTTAAGCGGTGGATCGACATGTGCCATACGGCAGGGATCCGGTATTTCGAGTTTTCGCACTTTTTTACCCAGTGGGGAGCCAAGCATGCCCCGAAAATCATCGCGGAGGTGGACGGGGAGCAGAAGCGCATTTTTGGCTGGGACACGGATGCAGCCGGCGAAGCGTACAAAGATTTCCTCCACCAGTTCCTTCCCGTTCTCGTTGCCTTTCTTTATGAGCAGAAGCTGGAGAAGCACAGCTATTTCCATATTTCGGATGAACCTCTGCTCGAGCATAGGCCGTGGTACCGCAGCGCCAGCGAAGTCCTGACGGCGCATTTGAAGGGAATGCCGGTCATGGACGCCATTACCAATCTAGAGTATTACGAGGAAGGCTTGGTGAAACGGCCGGTACCCGCCAATAACCACATCGAGCCTTTCCTCGAGCGGGGGGTCCCCGAGCTTTGGACGTATTACTGCTGCGTTCAATACAAGGAGGTTTCCAACCGTTTCTTCAACATGCCGTCCGCACGCAACCGCATGATGGGCATCCAGCTGTATAAATTTCAAATGGCGGGCTTCCTGCACTGGGGCTACAATTTCTGGAATACCCGGTACTCTTTGAAAGCAATCGATCCCTACCGCATTACCGATGCCGGCTTCCATTTTCCATCCGGCGACGCTTTTCTGGTTTATCCGGGCGAGGACGGCAGACCCGTCGAATCGATAAGGATGGAAGTTTTCCAGGAAGGGCTTCAGGACTTGAGGGCGCTTCAGCTGCTGGAGAGCCTGATCGGGCGCGATCAGGTTCTGGAGATGATCGAAGAGGGCCTTCCCGAGCCTCTGACCTTCCGCAGCTATCCGAAAGAGGCGGCGTGGCTGCTGAATTTCCGAGAATCGGTCAATGCGGCGATTAAAGCCCATATCAATAATTGA